From one Streptomyces chromofuscus genomic stretch:
- a CDS encoding MFS transporter: protein MSQPPSSGPFRVGLVYVYTGLTEFLPLHAVYALLMTSHGVSTGELSVLFAVWTVTTFLCEVPSGALADRFPRHRVLAAAALAQCTGFALWTALPSLGSFAAGFVLWGAGTALTSGTLESLLYDGLAAEGRAGQYARVSSRVAAVQACSVAASSLAATPLVLLGGYPATGWVSVLLTLFAVPTALGLGRRAPGPAAPVPEPEPEPQGYAAVLRAGLAEARGTPRVRSAVLLAAVLTGLGVVDEYLPVLAREAGTPAAAVPLLLLLPWAAMAAGGFAGGRMAGSGDRLLAVLLGAGGAALAAGALTGRPAGFLGIAAFYWVLRLAQIVADTQLQHAISGPARATVTSVAGLGAQAVALAVFLTLGLAARWASTAALVALTAVPVLLLAVRLALRPDPAHHVPPPQPDEPPPPARTGAVERHS, encoded by the coding sequence ATGTCCCAGCCGCCGTCCTCCGGCCCCTTCCGCGTCGGCCTGGTGTACGTGTACACCGGCCTGACCGAATTCCTCCCGCTGCACGCCGTCTACGCCCTGCTGATGACCTCGCACGGGGTCTCCACGGGAGAACTGTCGGTTCTCTTCGCGGTGTGGACGGTGACCACCTTCCTCTGCGAGGTGCCCTCCGGGGCCCTGGCCGACCGCTTCCCCCGCCACCGCGTGCTGGCCGCCGCGGCGCTCGCGCAGTGCACCGGGTTCGCCCTGTGGACCGCGCTGCCCTCGCTCGGCTCGTTCGCGGCCGGATTCGTCCTGTGGGGCGCGGGCACCGCCCTCACCTCCGGGACGCTCGAGTCCCTGCTCTACGACGGCCTCGCCGCCGAGGGGAGGGCCGGGCAGTACGCCCGGGTCAGCAGCCGGGTGGCCGCCGTCCAGGCGTGCTCGGTGGCGGCCAGCTCCCTGGCCGCCACCCCGCTGGTCCTGCTCGGCGGCTACCCCGCCACCGGCTGGGTGTCCGTCCTGCTCACCCTGTTCGCCGTCCCCACCGCCCTGGGCCTGGGCCGCCGGGCCCCCGGCCCGGCGGCCCCCGTGCCGGAACCGGAGCCGGAACCGCAGGGCTATGCGGCCGTGCTGCGCGCCGGGCTCGCCGAGGCCCGCGGCACCCCGCGGGTGCGCTCCGCCGTCCTGCTGGCCGCGGTCCTCACCGGCCTCGGCGTGGTGGACGAGTACCTTCCGGTGCTCGCCCGCGAGGCCGGCACGCCCGCCGCGGCCGTACCGCTGCTCCTGCTGCTGCCCTGGGCGGCCATGGCGGCGGGCGGCTTCGCCGGCGGACGCATGGCCGGCTCCGGCGACCGCCTGCTGGCCGTCCTGCTCGGCGCGGGCGGCGCCGCCCTCGCCGCCGGAGCGCTCACCGGCCGCCCGGCCGGGTTCCTCGGCATCGCCGCGTTCTACTGGGTGCTGCGGCTGGCCCAGATCGTCGCCGACACCCAGCTCCAGCACGCCATCTCCGGACCCGCGCGGGCCACGGTCACCTCGGTCGCCGGACTCGGCGCCCAGGCCGTCGCCCTCGCCGTCTTCCTGACCCTCGGCCTCGCGGCCCGCTGGGCCTCCACGGCCGCGCTGGTCGCCCTCACCGCCGTACCAGTGCTGCTGCTGGCCGTCCGGCTGGCCCTGAGACCCGACCCCGCGCACCACGTCCCACCACCGCAGCCCGACGAGCCCCCGCCTCCGGCACGGACCGGCGCCGTCGAACGACACTCGTGA